The sequence below is a genomic window from Myxococcus guangdongensis.
GGCGACGGACGGCCCTGGCGGTTGCGGGTGATGTTGGAGCGAGGCGGCGATTTCAGGAGGGACGGCCACACGCGGCGCAATGGCAGAGCGGCCCGGGTGGAGTCAAATGGCGGCCCGGTGACGTCCGCCTGTCCGCCATGCGCGCTCGGGAAGCGCGGCTCATGGGCTCTCCAAAGAAGACAAGGGATGTCGGAGTGGTGCAGGAAAGAGGCGAGAGCATGGCGCGCAAGAGCAGGACCCCCAAGTGGCTGGAGGCGGCGCGGAAGCGGGACGCCGAGGCGATGGCCCAGGGCCGCTCGGACTGGCTGATGCGGGCGTTGGGGCGCGCCGGGGTGATGCCTCGGGCGGAGGCGGAGGCGGCGATTCGCGCGGGCCGGGTGGAGGTGGACGGGCAGGTGGTGACGGAGCCCTTCGCGCCGGTGAGTGCGACGCAGACGGTGCGAGTCGATGGGCGCGAGCACTCGCTGACGGCCTCGACGCGGGTGTTGATGTTCCACAAGCCCGCGGGACCGGTGGTGCACGGCACGGACCCGGAGGGCGTGGGCACGGTGTTCGAGCGCCTCCGCGCGGTGCTGCCCGAGCCCTTGCGAGGCTACGAGTGGCTCGCCGTGGGCCGCCTGGACCGGGACACCACGGGGCTGTTGCTCTTCACCAATGACGAGCGCTTCGTGCGCCATGGCACGGCGCCCCAGACGCATCTGCCCAAGCGCTACGTGGCGCAAGTGGAAGGACAGCCCAATGCGTCGGCGCTCCAGCGACTGCGGGATGGCGTGGAGCTGGAGGACGGGCTCACGCGTCCTGCGCGAGCCGAGTCACGGGCCTCGGACGTGGTGGAGTTGACGCTGACGGAGGGGCGGCACCACCAGGTGAAGCGGATGCTGGCGGCGGTGGGGCATCCGGTGCTCACGCTCCATCGCGAGGCCGTGGGCGACGTGGTGCTGGACGTGGCCGAGGGTGGCTGGCGGGAGCTCCAGGAGGTGGAGGTCTCCAAGGCGCTGGGCTTCCGCTCCGAGAGGGAGTCCGACGAGGCGCCGTGACGGGTTAGCGCATCGTGAGGGATTGGCAGGTCTCGAGCGCGGCCCGGGCGAGGTTCCGGTTCAGGCTCGAGAACGTGCAGAGGAACGAGGGGCTGGTGGGGGAGGCGGAGTACATGCAGTCCACCTGATAGGGGTGCGTGATGTCCTTGGGGTCCTCTACCCAGAGGCAGCTCTCGCCCACGCGTTCGATGCGCGCCGTGGCGTCGGCGGTGAGCCGGTAGCCACTCTCGAGGGTCTTCAGGCTCTGGAAGAGCGCGGGGATGTAGAGACCGAGTCCCCGGACGTTGGCGTGTTGCACGTCGAGCTTGGATGCGCCCGGGACGGTGGCGGGCAGGGTCAGCTTCACCTTGACTCCCTCGGTCCCAGGGTCCTCGAGCACATAGCTCGCCTGGAAGGGTGACACCACGTCCAGCTCCAGGGCCGTCTTCACGCCGAAGGAAGGCACGTCCGCGGCGGGGATGACGATGCGGGTGCGTGTCGCGGGAGGCTTCGGCCTGGTGGGAGTCTTCTCCGCGAGGATGTCCGACGCGACGCGCTCAC
It includes:
- a CDS encoding pseudouridine synthase yields the protein MARKSRTPKWLEAARKRDAEAMAQGRSDWLMRALGRAGVMPRAEAEAAIRAGRVEVDGQVVTEPFAPVSATQTVRVDGREHSLTASTRVLMFHKPAGPVVHGTDPEGVGTVFERLRAVLPEPLRGYEWLAVGRLDRDTTGLLLFTNDERFVRHGTAPQTHLPKRYVAQVEGQPNASALQRLRDGVELEDGLTRPARAESRASDVVELTLTEGRHHQVKRMLAAVGHPVLTLHREAVGDVVLDVAEGGWRELQEVEVSKALGFRSERESDEAP